The genomic segment GAGCGCGCGGCGCGATGCTCGACTATCTCGCCAAACGGACTCGCACGCTGACGACCGAAGTCGCTGTCGAAACCTTGCCGGAACTGCCCCGTCAACAAACTGTTTCCTTCCCTTACTTGCTGAACGAACTCGAACACGCCCTCTCCCCGAAAGAATTCACCTTCCTTCAGGCAATGATCGCTGGTACAGAAGGAACACTCGGCTACTCCGACGCCCGTCTGCGCTCCCTCAAGTCAGACTTGAAGCGGAAAGTCGAAGGCATCCTCCTATGATGACGTTCTACCTCGACCGCTTACTCGCCTTGATTGAGGCTTCCCCCACCTACAGCCGTCTGACGAAAAAAGCCTATCGCTCGGACGTTCGCCACCTCTGTCGCCATGCGACGGCCCTCGATCTTCCATCACTCCGAAGATACATCACACTGCTCCACACGACCTATGCCCCGACAACCGTCGCCCGGCGGATCCATGCTTTAGCGACCTTGTTCGATGCCCTCGTCGCGGAGCGGTCACTTGCGAAAAATCCCCTCAAGCAGATTAAGAAACCGGCTCGTCCGAGTCCGAAACTGCGGACGGCCTTCAGCTATCCGGATGCCCGTCGTGTCATCGACACGTTGACCGATGAAGCGACGTATGCGTTTTACTTTTTACTACTCCATACGGGACTCCGGTTCAGTGAAGCCCACCAATTGACGTGTGCCGATCTCGATTTTACGGAGCGCCAACTGTTCGTCAGCCACGGTAAAGGCGACAAATCCCGTTTCGTCCCGTTGAACGACGAATTGACGGACGTCCTGTTGCGGTACATCGAGACGGAACGACCGGACGGGGAATATTTATTCCTGACCGATCAAGGGCGACGGTTACGTCCCGACACGACACGGAAACAATTGCGGCAGGCGAGCGAAGTCTTACTCGGCCGGATGTTACGTCCGCACGACCTCCGGGTGACGTTCGCGACGACCCTTTACCGGGAACACCAGACCGACTTACTGACGGTCATGCGGTTGCTTGGTCACAGTGACGCGAAGACGACGCAACAGTACATCTTGCCGTCGGCTGAAGTCGCCCGTTCGTCGATCAACCGTCTTACGCCGACAAGGCATCGACGACTCGTCTGAGTCTTGTCTCCTCACTCAAGATATAGCCTTCCGTCGTCTCCGACCGGGCATGTCCGAGCAGGCGTTGAATCTCGAGTAACTTACAGCCCGCCGTCTGGTACAGGTAGGTCGCGTAGCCGACACGTAAATCATGCGGACGGAGCATCCGTCCCGACTGGTCAAGTGATTGGTTGCGTAACGCGTCCCGCGCTCCTTGTTCATGGATCGCCTTGCCGCGGACAGAACGAAAGACATGCCCCGTCATACGTTCCCCGATGAACGTTTTTAACTTTGCGACTAAACGGTGCCCGAGCGGTACGGTCCGCAAGCGTCGTCCTTTTCCGTGCCGGACGAGTAACGTCGCTGTCGCAAACTGAATGTCCTCGATCGACAACAAACGGGCCTCCATGAAGCGGAGGCCCGTTTGGCTGATGAGTTCGAAAAAGAGACGGTACGTCGGATGCTTGATTTGCCGGATGACATCGATTGCTTCGAGTAACGGATAACCGTCCCGTTGCCGGACGTGTTGATGGACGATCGGTCGGACTTGTTTCATTGGATTGACCTTAAGTCGTTTCACCCGGACAAGTTCATTTCCGAGTGCCATCAACGCATGATACCGCCGCAGTGCCGTCGCCGGTTTATACTGTCCGAGGACGTGATCAAAATACGTTTGGAGGGACTTGACCGACCACTCGACACATGCCTTCTCCAACTGGCGTAAATCACTGCGATAAGCTTTAATCGTCAGCGCCGAATACGTCGCGTGTGTGCTAAGGTACTGCTCGAGATAGTCGAAGTGGGTCATGGTTGGTCCTCCTCATAATTAGTCTAGTAAAAGGATTCCCTTTCCAAGAGCTTTCAAGCATGGAACAGACAATCATTTCATGCTATGATTATCCCCATAAATGTAACAAAAATAAATGTAACAAAAAGGAGAATCTTTATGGAAATCTTAGTAACAGGAGGCGCCGGTTATATCGGTAGCCACACGTGTCTCGAACTGCTCCAAGCAGGATATGACGTCGTCGTCATCGACAACTTGAGCAACAGTCAAAAAATCGCCCTCGACCGAATCGAGCAGCTCGCCGGAAAACCGGTCACGTTTTATGAAAACGACGTGATGGACATGAACGCACTCGAACAGATTTTTACGGAGCATGACATCGAAGCCGTCATCCATTTCGCTGGTTTGAAAGCCGTCGGTGAGTCCGTCGCCTTACCGCTGTCCTACTATAAGAACAATCTCGTCAGTTCACTCGTCTTGTTCGAAGTCATGGCGCGACACAACGTCAAAAAACTCGTCTTCAGTTCATCTGCGACCGTCTATGGTGTGCCGGAAACGACACCAATCGACGAGTCGGCGCCACGCTCGACGACAAATCCGTACGGCGCGACGAAGCTGATGATTGAACAGATGCTTGAAGACGTCGCGGCGTCCGATCCAGACTGGGAGATTTCCTTGTTACGGTACTTCAATCCGATTGGTGCCAACATCAGTGGATTGATCGGGGAAGACCCGAACGGCATCCCGAACAACTTGATGCCGTACGTCACGCAAGTCGCAGCCGGACGTTTGGATGAACTCAGTGTCTACGGACAGGATTACGAGACGCCGGACGGGACAGGGATTCGGGATTATATCCACGTCGTCGATCTTGCAAAAGGACACCTCAAAGCACTCGAGTATAAGCACCAAGGCATTGAAGCCTTTAACCTCGGGACAGGGACCGGCTCAAGCGTCCTCGACTTAGTGACGACGTTCGAGTCAGCGACCGGCATCGACGTCAAACGCAAGTTCGTCGACCGTCGCCCGGGTGACGTCGCCGCCTGTTATGCGGATGCGTCAAAAGCCGAACGCCTCCTCGGCTGGACAGCTGAAAAAACGTTGTATGACATGTGCCAGGACGCTTGGCGCTGGCAGTCACAAAACCCGGAAGGCTATCCGCGTGAAATGAACCGCCGTTGATGACCGTCCACAAAAAAAGCCTGAACCGAAGTAGCATCTCGCTACTTCGGTTCAGGCTTTTTATATTAGGCCGAGCGCCGGTTCAACCGTTCCCCGAAGCGGGTGAAGCGGGTTGACCGCTGGCGCGGCTCATAGCGGCAAAACGTATGGTAATCGATCTCATTGACGTACTGAATCAAGCGAATCAAGGCGTAGGCGAACGTCACCGTCGACCCTAACGCGAAGCTCAGACCGTATCCGTCATATCCGAACGGTGCTAACGCAACCGCGAAGACGCCGTTGATGGCGAAGAACAGCAGTGACGTGATGCACGCCCCGCGCTGATCTTCGAAATAGAGCAACAGTAGCGTCAGGACGAGGACCATCGCGTTCGAGAAGGCACCGATCGTCGTCATCTGGAAGATGCTGATCGTCTCCTTCGACAAGGCGAGACTACTGAGCAAGGTCGAGGCAAAAATCAGCATGAACAGCGTGAACAGTCCCTGGTTGCGGACGAGCCGCTGGAGCTCTTGCCGTAAAATCAGCAACATTGCCGCCTTCGCCTTGTTGATTTGCTGGAGCGTCCCGCCCTCATTGACGTAACCGTAAAAGACACGGTAGCGCTCATAAAAACGGGTCTCGACGGAGATGACGAAAATCGTCATCGTCGGGATGACCGTCAAGTACGACAGGAAGATCGCCGTATCGTAGACGGGGTGATACCGGAACGTCCCGAGATGGACGGCTCCGCCTTCCGAGAACCAAATCACCCAGTTGCTGACCCAGACGCCGATGTTGTAGAGGAAGCTCGTCCAAAACAAGGCCGGATGCCGGTCGAAGTAACTGAGGTAACTAAACGGATCTTTCGTCTCGCGGTTCGGGAATGTCAACAACATCGCTGTGAACAGACCGAACAACGTCACGAGCATCCCGAGCGTAAAGCCTGCCGTCAACGCCATGCTCGTCGCGAACGGTGCCGTCAAGTACGGCATCAGGAAGCGGTCGATCAAGAGGACGGAGATGATCGATACTGCCGCTCCCCCTAAAAAGCTATAGGCGACGGCTTGATAAAACTTCGCCGCACTCAAGAATAAGAACTGCACCCAAATCAAGTTGATCGTCAAAAAGAGAATCAAAATCAACAAGTTCGACAGGAACGGCAACTCGGAGAACGTCAGGAAAATCACGTAGAAGACGGCGGCGATCGCAATCGTCATCTTCGTCATCCCGATGAACGTCGGGAAGATTTCCTTGTAGCGCTTCTCATAAAAACAATCGGCGAGATACCGCGTGACGACGAGCTGCTGAATCCCGAGGATGACTTGTGAAAAGATGAAGCAGTAAGAAATCGTCAAGTTGAACGTCGTCCGTTCCTCGAACGAAGCGATCGACAAGTACGTCGTCAACCACTGCGTCAAGGCGATCGTGACGATGACGATCAACCAGGGGCCGGACGTGACGAGCCCTGCGAAGGCATACGCCTTCAGACGTGCTGAAAAATAATCTTCCTGGAACAGCTTTTGGAGCTTAAACCCGATGCCCGCCATATGCCAGCCCCCTTTCTTCATAAAGTGCTACGTACTCGGCGATGAACTGATGTGTTTGATAGTATTTCAAAGCCCGTTTCTTGCCGTTCTCCCCGAGTTTTTTCGCATCCGCGCGATGCGTAGCGAACCAGGCACAGCGCTCGGCGATCCGTCCGGGATTGACCGGCGGGACGACGAACCCGGCTGGTCCGTAAGGGTCGTCTTCGCGTCCGTTAATCAATTCCGAGCAAGCCCCGACATCGGTCACGATCCACGGGACACCGGCTGCCATGCCTTCGAGTACGGCGAGCGGTTGTCCTTCCGAGATGCTCGTCAACAAGCAGACGTCAAACGTCGGCAAGTAGGCGGCGATGTCGACCTTGCCGGCGAGCGTCACGTACGGATCAAGTTCGAACTGTTCAATCAACTGTTGGCACTCGGTCGCATATTCCTCGTCCTCGTCGAGCGGTCCCATGATCGTCAGCTCGAACGCGACGTCCATCTCTTGCAGGACCTTCGCCGCATGAATCATCGTCTTGATGTCTTTGATCGGGACGACGCGGACGATGGCACCAATCTTCAGGATCGGTCCTTTTTCGACGACTGGTAAACTCGACAGGCGGACGGCATCGATACCGTTCGGGATGATCCGCAGCTTCGCCGGCGGTGCCCCGAGTTCCTGTTGCAGTTCACCGTTGCGGTCGAACAGCGTGATGACGTCATTTGCTTCCTGATAGGCTTCCGCCGACAAGTGGTGGAAGAAGCGAATCCAGTGCGCCCGGTATTCGACCGGGATCCACGTCGCTTGCAACAGCTCCTC from the Exiguobacterium oxidotolerans JCM 12280 genome contains:
- a CDS encoding tyrosine-type recombinase/integrase — its product is MMTFYLDRLLALIEASPTYSRLTKKAYRSDVRHLCRHATALDLPSLRRYITLLHTTYAPTTVARRIHALATLFDALVAERSLAKNPLKQIKKPARPSPKLRTAFSYPDARRVIDTLTDEATYAFYFLLLHTGLRFSEAHQLTCADLDFTERQLFVSHGKGDKSRFVPLNDELTDVLLRYIETERPDGEYLFLTDQGRRLRPDTTRKQLRQASEVLLGRMLRPHDLRVTFATTLYREHQTDLLTVMRLLGHSDAKTTQQYILPSAEVARSSINRLTPTRHRRLV
- the galE gene encoding UDP-glucose 4-epimerase GalE; its protein translation is MEILVTGGAGYIGSHTCLELLQAGYDVVVIDNLSNSQKIALDRIEQLAGKPVTFYENDVMDMNALEQIFTEHDIEAVIHFAGLKAVGESVALPLSYYKNNLVSSLVLFEVMARHNVKKLVFSSSATVYGVPETTPIDESAPRSTTNPYGATKLMIEQMLEDVAASDPDWEISLLRYFNPIGANISGLIGEDPNGIPNNLMPYVTQVAAGRLDELSVYGQDYETPDGTGIRDYIHVVDLAKGHLKALEYKHQGIEAFNLGTGTGSSVLDLVTTFESATGIDVKRKFVDRRPGDVAACYADASKAERLLGWTAEKTLYDMCQDAWRWQSQNPEGYPREMNRR
- the pelF gene encoding GT4 family glycosyltransferase PelF, whose amino-acid sequence is MKIGLVVEGSYPYVSGGVASWVHMVIQQMPMHQFEIIAITPTQLTEADYKYNLPDNVTGVTNLSLDLKYDRPKPKHVLSAEQGRLIQQWMTFQHVEAPVFPIFEQAVGTSEHFFASRLFFELVKTSYETEKQSGSFIDYLWMWRSMYTPVLELLQAELPQVDLIHSASTGYAGLVASAIKQRQGVPYILTEHGIYSREREEELLQATWIPVEYRAHWIRFFHHLSAEAYQEANDVITLFDRNGELQQELGAPPAKLRIIPNGIDAVRLSSLPVVEKGPILKIGAIVRVVPIKDIKTMIHAAKVLQEMDVAFELTIMGPLDEDEEYATECQQLIEQFELDPYVTLAGKVDIAAYLPTFDVCLLTSISEGQPLAVLEGMAAGVPWIVTDVGACSELINGREDDPYGPAGFVVPPVNPGRIAERCAWFATHRADAKKLGENGKKRALKYYQTHQFIAEYVALYEERGLAYGGHRV
- the pelG gene encoding exopolysaccharide Pel transporter PelG; translated protein: MAGIGFKLQKLFQEDYFSARLKAYAFAGLVTSGPWLIVIVTIALTQWLTTYLSIASFEERTTFNLTISYCFIFSQVILGIQQLVVTRYLADCFYEKRYKEIFPTFIGMTKMTIAIAAVFYVIFLTFSELPFLSNLLILILFLTINLIWVQFLFLSAAKFYQAVAYSFLGGAAVSIISVLLIDRFLMPYLTAPFATSMALTAGFTLGMLVTLFGLFTAMLLTFPNRETKDPFSYLSYFDRHPALFWTSFLYNIGVWVSNWVIWFSEGGAVHLGTFRYHPVYDTAIFLSYLTVIPTMTIFVISVETRFYERYRVFYGYVNEGGTLQQINKAKAAMLLILRQELQRLVRNQGLFTLFMLIFASTLLSSLALSKETISIFQMTTIGAFSNAMVLVLTLLLLYFEDQRGACITSLLFFAINGVFAVALAPFGYDGYGLSFALGSTVTFAYALIRLIQYVNEIDYHTFCRYEPRQRSTRFTRFGERLNRRSA
- a CDS encoding tyrosine-type recombinase/integrase, whose protein sequence is MTHFDYLEQYLSTHATYSALTIKAYRSDLRQLEKACVEWSVKSLQTYFDHVLGQYKPATALRRYHALMALGNELVRVKRLKVNPMKQVRPIVHQHVRQRDGYPLLEAIDVIRQIKHPTYRLFFELISQTGLRFMEARLLSIEDIQFATATLLVRHGKGRRLRTVPLGHRLVAKLKTFIGERMTGHVFRSVRGKAIHEQGARDALRNQSLDQSGRMLRPHDLRVGYATYLYQTAGCKLLEIQRLLGHARSETTEGYILSEETRLRRVVDALSA
- a CDS encoding sigma factor, translated to MNEALHHWLPLINSLLHRLSIHPNEHDECRQAALLRLWTSIESGKELSITFVRIRARGAMLDYLAKRTRTLTTEVAVETLPELPRQQTVSFPYLLNELEHALSPKEFTFLQAMIAGTEGTLGYSDARLRSLKSDLKRKVEGILL